One Bradyrhizobium sp. ISRA464 genomic window carries:
- a CDS encoding glutamine cyclotransferase — protein sequence MKTSPAQIIREYAFEGVESVGGVSFDGEQVWFAAGDQMIAFDPDSGKTTRTIEVAAHAGTAFDGKHLYQIAEDRILKIDPKSGRVVSTIPSPGGGRDSGLAWAEGTLWVGQYRDRKILQIDPDTGVILRSIECNRFVTGVTWVDGELWHGTWEDDASEVRHIDPQTGEVLERLEMPKGTNVSGLESDGGDRFFCGGGHTKNTVRAIARPKRRRA from the coding sequence ATGAAGACATCGCCGGCCCAGATCATCAGGGAATACGCCTTCGAAGGCGTCGAGAGCGTGGGCGGCGTCAGCTTCGACGGCGAGCAGGTCTGGTTCGCCGCGGGCGACCAGATGATCGCCTTCGATCCCGACAGCGGAAAGACCACCCGCACCATCGAGGTCGCGGCTCATGCCGGCACCGCCTTCGACGGCAAGCACCTCTATCAGATCGCAGAGGACCGCATCCTGAAGATCGATCCGAAGAGCGGCCGCGTGGTGTCGACGATCCCATCGCCCGGCGGCGGTCGCGACTCCGGCCTCGCCTGGGCTGAAGGCACGCTCTGGGTCGGACAATATCGCGACCGCAAGATCCTCCAGATCGATCCGGACACCGGCGTGATCCTTCGCAGCATCGAATGCAACCGCTTCGTCACCGGCGTCACCTGGGTCGACGGCGAGCTCTGGCACGGCACCTGGGAAGACGACGCGAGCGAGGTGCGGCACATCGATCCGCAAACCGGTGAGGTTCTGGAGCGGCTCGAGATGCCGAAGGGCACGAACGTCTCCGGACTGGAGTCCGATGGCGGCGACCGCTTCTTCTGCGGCGGCGGACACACCAAGAACACGGTGCGCGCGATTGCACGGCCGAAGCGACGCCGTGCGTGA
- a CDS encoding adenylate/guanylate cyclase domain-containing protein translates to MQLSSTLSWLVDAAAETAGASWLLAELGAHLLADGLPLAGGALTLEVPHPLIARRTWLWRADNGEVIEALGFAPQQPFGMFDTAASGDAGRRWLSGLAPGPVHEDTIGPRPDGPTLGWIGTRPFTPDEADQLRDAARFTAAPLAALATRATLAAALEAYLGRRSAARVLASPLRRNTGETIKAALLFADLRGFTALSESHPPAEVIAALDAWFDRIAGAIHAFGGEVLKFIGDGLLAIFPVTTSPRSACEAALRAVSAARLGMAHLDAERRKQGLPPLPFGAALHLGDMLWGNIGAADRLDFTAIGSAVNLVSRLEGLCKPLQKTVLVSGALAAETEMPLVALGTHELRGIVRPCAVFALPED, encoded by the coding sequence ATGCAGTTGTCTTCGACGTTGAGCTGGCTGGTCGACGCCGCAGCCGAGACCGCGGGCGCCAGCTGGCTGCTGGCGGAACTCGGTGCGCATCTGCTTGCGGACGGCCTGCCGCTCGCCGGCGGCGCCCTCACGCTCGAGGTTCCGCATCCCCTGATCGCGAGGCGCACCTGGCTGTGGCGCGCCGACAACGGTGAGGTCATCGAGGCGCTCGGCTTCGCGCCGCAGCAGCCCTTTGGCATGTTCGACACGGCCGCATCCGGCGATGCCGGCCGCCGCTGGCTCAGCGGGCTCGCGCCGGGCCCGGTGCATGAAGACACCATCGGCCCGCGCCCGGATGGGCCGACGCTCGGCTGGATCGGGACCCGCCCCTTCACGCCCGACGAGGCGGATCAATTGCGCGATGCAGCGCGCTTCACCGCGGCGCCGCTGGCCGCGCTCGCCACGCGAGCCACGCTGGCCGCGGCGCTGGAAGCCTATCTCGGCCGGCGCAGCGCGGCGCGCGTGTTGGCATCGCCGTTGCGGCGCAATACCGGCGAGACCATCAAGGCCGCGCTGTTGTTTGCCGACCTGCGCGGCTTCACCGCACTCTCCGAGAGCCATCCTCCCGCCGAGGTGATCGCCGCGCTCGACGCCTGGTTCGATCGCATCGCCGGCGCGATCCACGCCTTCGGCGGCGAAGTGCTGAAATTCATCGGCGACGGCCTGCTCGCGATCTTTCCGGTCACGACCAGCCCGCGCAGCGCCTGCGAGGCCGCGCTGCGCGCGGTCTCGGCCGCACGCCTCGGCATGGCGCATCTCGATGCCGAGCGCCGCAAACAGGGTCTGCCGCCGCTGCCGTTCGGCGCGGCGCTGCATCTCGGCGACATGCTCTGGGGCAATATCGGCGCCGCCGATCGTCTCGACTTCACCGCGATCGGCTCCGCGGTCAATCTGGTCAGCCGGCTCGAAGGGCTGTGCAAGCCGCTGCAGAAAACCGTGCTGGTGTCGGGCGCGCTGGCCGCCGAGACCGAGATGCCGCTGGTCGCGCTCGGCACGCATGAGCTGCGCGGCATCGTGCGGCCCTGCGCGGTGTTCGCCCTGCCGGAAGATTGA
- a CDS encoding SRPBCC family protein, with protein MSEPFVVRREIEIAAPPASVFAFLTDPQKIVSWMGLEAKTELHPGGLFFLKGVGDDHERAARGAFREVVPVHRLAYSFGWEGGEEVPPGSSLIEIDLIDKDSGTLLRMTHSGLPNAAQCASHDKGWAHYLGRLALVAAGQDPGPDHGPHRRA; from the coding sequence ATGAGTGAACCCTTCGTCGTCAGGCGTGAAATCGAGATCGCAGCCCCGCCAGCTTCGGTGTTCGCCTTCCTGACCGATCCGCAGAAGATCGTGAGCTGGATGGGCCTCGAGGCAAAGACCGAGCTGCATCCGGGTGGCCTGTTCTTCCTCAAGGGCGTCGGCGACGATCATGAACGCGCCGCGCGCGGCGCGTTCCGCGAGGTCGTGCCGGTGCACCGGCTCGCCTACAGCTTCGGCTGGGAAGGAGGCGAGGAGGTGCCGCCGGGATCGAGCCTGATCGAGATCGATCTGATCGACAAGGACAGCGGCACCCTGTTGCGCATGACCCACAGCGGCCTGCCCAATGCGGCGCAGTGCGCCAGCCATGACAAGGGATGGGCGCACTATCTCGGCCGGCTCGCGCTGGTGGCCGCGGGCCAGGATCCTGGTCCGGATCACGGTCCACACCGCCGCGCCTGA
- a CDS encoding MFS transporter has product MSNSTYRWVIVAAGGLLGCVAIGGMFSLPVFLQPMARETGWSVTGISSAMTIGFLAMAFTSMMWGTLSDRFGPLPVVLTGSVVLAASLALASRAPSLLAFQVLFGVLVGVATAAIFAPMMACVTGWFDTHRSLAVSLVSAGMGMAPMTMSPFAAWLVSHHDWRTSMLIVASVVGAIMIPVSLLVRRPPALQNPQAAVAADNGEPAMSMAQALRSPQFIILIATNFFCCATHSGPIIHTVSYAITCGIPMIAAVTIYSVEGLAGMGGRIVFGLLGDRFGAKRVLVLGLLAQAFGALGYVFVRELAAFYAVAAVFGFIYAGTMPLYSVLVRENFPLRMMGTVIGGTAMAGSLGMATGPLAGGLIYDTFASYTWLYVGSWAVGLGAFLIMMTFRPFPAVRSAAPVLA; this is encoded by the coding sequence ATGAGCAATTCGACCTATCGCTGGGTGATCGTCGCCGCCGGCGGCCTGTTGGGCTGTGTCGCGATCGGCGGCATGTTTTCGCTGCCGGTGTTCCTGCAGCCGATGGCGCGGGAGACCGGCTGGTCGGTGACCGGCATTTCCAGCGCGATGACGATCGGCTTCCTCGCGATGGCCTTCACCAGCATGATGTGGGGCACGCTGTCGGACCGCTTCGGTCCGCTTCCGGTGGTGCTGACCGGCTCGGTCGTGCTGGCCGCGAGCCTGGCGCTCGCGAGCCGGGCGCCGTCGCTGCTGGCGTTTCAGGTCCTGTTCGGGGTGCTGGTTGGCGTCGCGACCGCTGCGATCTTCGCGCCGATGATGGCCTGCGTCACCGGCTGGTTCGACACCCATCGCAGCCTGGCCGTCTCGCTGGTGTCGGCGGGCATGGGCATGGCGCCGATGACCATGTCGCCGTTCGCCGCATGGCTCGTCTCGCATCATGACTGGCGCACCTCGATGCTGATCGTGGCCAGCGTGGTCGGCGCGATCATGATCCCGGTCTCGCTCCTGGTGCGAAGGCCGCCCGCGCTGCAGAACCCGCAGGCGGCCGTGGCGGCCGACAATGGCGAGCCGGCGATGTCGATGGCGCAGGCGCTGCGCTCGCCGCAATTCATCATCCTGATCGCGACCAATTTCTTCTGCTGCGCCACCCATTCGGGCCCGATCATCCACACGGTCAGCTATGCAATCACCTGCGGCATTCCGATGATCGCCGCGGTCACGATCTACAGCGTGGAAGGACTGGCCGGCATGGGCGGCCGCATCGTGTTCGGCCTGCTCGGCGACCGCTTTGGCGCCAAGCGCGTCCTCGTGCTCGGCCTGCTCGCGCAGGCGTTCGGCGCGCTCGGCTACGTCTTCGTGCGCGAGCTCGCCGCGTTCTACGCGGTGGCGGCGGTGTTCGGCTTCATCTATGCGGGCACCATGCCGCTCTATTCCGTGCTTGTGCGCGAGAACTTCCCGCTGCGGATGATGGGCACCGTAATCGGCGGCACCGCGATGGCCGGTAGCCTCGGCATGGCGACCGGGCCGCTGGCCGGCGGCCTGATCTACGACACCTTCGCGAGCTACACGTGGCTCTATGTCGGGTCCTGGGCGGTCGGCCTCGGTGCGTTCCTGATCATGATGACCTTCAGGCCGTTCCCGGCGGTGAGGAGCGCGGCTCCGGTGCTGGCCTGA
- a CDS encoding HlyD family type I secretion periplasmic adaptor subunit has protein sequence MTVIGEDFAPIRDRASYSRPERPAWLGAGVVAAFAGAMTMWGTLAPISGAAIANGNLQVEGRRQSVQHPYGGVVRQLLVRDGAHVEKGQLLIALDDSDPRAKLDVLVADRDAALAAEARLVAERDGQDAPAFGDDLRARSDKATVRQAMANETAMMAARKHQFEAETAVLRGKIKELTAQIGGTQAQLTGTQKQRELLTDEMNGAQHLYEQGYTPKTRILALQREDAKLQADIGAQQANIAGMQQQIAQNELEIAKAERARMSEITDQLRSTETKLAELAPKIDAASDVVARTRITAPATGSVVGLDVFTEGGVIQPGAKLMDVVPSDNPLIADARLKLSDINDVTTGRRAEVRLIGVNYAERPRLYGTVKTVSADRLTDDKSSPGYYAVEVALDPDDVRKSHIELQPGMPAEVIVPTRQRTLFEYLLGPLRDEITRGFRER, from the coding sequence ATGACGGTGATCGGCGAGGATTTTGCCCCGATCCGCGACCGCGCCTCGTACTCGCGGCCCGAGCGGCCGGCATGGCTCGGCGCCGGCGTGGTCGCAGCCTTTGCGGGCGCGATGACGATGTGGGGCACGCTGGCACCGATCTCCGGCGCGGCGATCGCCAACGGCAACCTCCAGGTCGAGGGACGGCGGCAGAGCGTGCAGCACCCCTACGGCGGCGTGGTGCGCCAGCTCCTGGTGCGCGACGGTGCCCATGTCGAGAAGGGGCAGCTCCTGATCGCACTCGACGACAGCGACCCGCGCGCCAAGCTCGACGTCCTCGTCGCCGATCGCGACGCCGCCCTCGCCGCGGAGGCGCGGCTGGTCGCCGAGCGTGACGGCCAGGACGCGCCTGCCTTTGGCGACGACCTGCGCGCACGGAGCGACAAAGCCACCGTACGCCAGGCGATGGCCAACGAGACCGCGATGATGGCCGCGCGGAAACATCAGTTCGAAGCCGAGACCGCGGTGCTGCGAGGCAAGATCAAGGAGCTCACCGCGCAGATCGGCGGGACGCAGGCGCAACTGACCGGCACGCAGAAGCAGCGCGAGCTGCTGACGGACGAGATGAATGGCGCGCAGCATTTGTACGAACAGGGCTATACGCCGAAGACCCGGATCCTGGCGCTGCAGCGCGAGGATGCCAAGCTGCAAGCCGACATCGGCGCGCAACAGGCCAACATAGCCGGCATGCAGCAGCAGATCGCGCAGAACGAGCTCGAGATCGCCAAGGCGGAGCGCGCGCGGATGAGCGAGATCACCGACCAGCTCCGCTCGACCGAGACCAAGCTCGCCGAGCTCGCCCCCAAGATCGACGCCGCGAGCGACGTGGTGGCGCGCACCAGGATCACCGCGCCTGCGACCGGTTCGGTGGTCGGCCTCGACGTCTTCACCGAGGGCGGCGTGATCCAGCCAGGCGCCAAGCTGATGGACGTCGTGCCGTCGGACAATCCGCTGATCGCCGACGCCAGGCTCAAGCTCTCCGACATCAACGACGTCACCACCGGCCGTCGCGCCGAGGTCAGGCTTATCGGCGTGAACTATGCCGAACGGCCGCGCCTCTACGGTACCGTCAAGACGGTGTCTGCGGACCGGTTGACCGATGACAAGTCGTCGCCCGGCTACTACGCGGTCGAGGTCGCGCTCGATCCTGATGACGTCAGGAAATCGCATATCGAGCTGCAGCCAGGCATGCCGGCCGAGGTGATCGTGCCGACACGCCAGCGCACGCTGTTCGAATATCTGCTCGGACCGCTGCGCGACGAGATTACGCGCGGTTTCCGGGAACGTTGA
- a CDS encoding DUF899 domain-containing protein — translation MTSHQIGTREQWLAARLDLLQAEKELTRRSDAVARQRQGLPWVRIDKDYRFDTDDGSASLADLFRGRSQLLIYHFMFGPDYAAGCPSCSMIADGFNGFAVHLAHHDVMLSAVSRAPLAKLQAYKRRMGWTFPWVSSSPSDFNADFNVWFTEDQQNIGIDYNYRREPPFVRRDEPQGGEAPRSVSHSAMCGTDRATFLRERPGMSAFVREDGAIYHTYSTYARGLDGIWGMYPWLDRAPKGRNETGPAWWRRHDEYDAA, via the coding sequence ATGACCAGTCACCAAATAGGAACGCGCGAGCAATGGCTTGCGGCCCGGCTGGACCTGCTGCAGGCCGAGAAGGAGTTGACGCGGCGCAGTGACGCCGTAGCCCGGCAGCGGCAGGGCCTGCCGTGGGTCCGGATCGACAAGGACTACCGGTTCGATACGGACGACGGCAGCGCTTCGCTGGCAGACCTGTTCCGGGGCCGCTCGCAGCTCCTCATCTACCATTTCATGTTCGGCCCCGATTACGCCGCCGGCTGTCCGTCCTGCTCGATGATCGCCGACGGTTTCAACGGATTTGCGGTCCATCTCGCTCATCACGACGTGATGCTGTCAGCGGTCTCGCGGGCGCCGCTCGCAAAGCTGCAGGCCTACAAGCGGCGGATGGGCTGGACGTTTCCATGGGTGTCGTCGTCTCCGAGCGACTTCAACGCCGACTTCAATGTCTGGTTCACCGAGGATCAGCAGAACATTGGCATCGACTACAACTACCGGCGCGAACCGCCATTCGTGCGGCGCGACGAGCCGCAGGGCGGCGAGGCCCCGCGGTCCGTGTCCCACTCCGCGATGTGCGGGACCGACCGCGCAACCTTCCTTCGCGAGCGGCCGGGCATGAGTGCCTTCGTCCGCGAGGACGGCGCGATCTATCACACCTATTCGACCTACGCCCGCGGCCTCGACGGCATCTGGGGCATGTATCCCTGGCTCGATCGCGCGCCCAAAGGACGCAACGAGACCGGCCCTGCCTGGTGGCGTCGCCACGACGAGTACGACGCGGCCTGA
- a CDS encoding AbrB/MazE/SpoVT family DNA-binding domain-containing protein, translated as MQVAKWGNSLAIRLPASVVEALKLKEGDEIEIHVADERNFGVARKPGREELLARLRAFRGRLPADFKFDRDEANAR; from the coding sequence ATGCAAGTCGCCAAATGGGGCAACAGCCTCGCGATCCGGCTTCCCGCGTCTGTGGTCGAAGCGCTCAAACTCAAGGAAGGCGACGAGATCGAAATCCACGTCGCCGACGAGCGGAACTTCGGCGTCGCGCGCAAACCGGGGCGCGAGGAGTTACTGGCACGACTGCGCGCCTTTCGCGGACGCCTGCCGGCGGATTTCAAATTCGACCGGGACGAGGCAAATGCCCGGTGA
- a CDS encoding MmcQ/YjbR family DNA-binding protein — MSPKAFEKHCLSLPATTKVVQWEGTSVFKVGGKMFALGGGFVERLGGGFMFKTSNMAYQLLIEQGLARPAPYLARAKWVQLVGNNALPDAELKAYLDQAHAPIAARLTRKSRKALGLA; from the coding sequence ATGAGCCCGAAGGCTTTCGAAAAGCACTGCCTGAGCCTGCCCGCCACCACCAAGGTGGTGCAATGGGAAGGCACGTCGGTGTTCAAGGTCGGCGGCAAGATGTTTGCGCTGGGTGGCGGCTTCGTCGAACGGCTCGGCGGCGGCTTCATGTTCAAGACCTCGAACATGGCCTACCAACTCCTGATCGAGCAGGGCCTGGCGCGGCCGGCGCCCTATCTGGCGCGCGCCAAATGGGTGCAGCTTGTCGGCAACAACGCGCTGCCCGACGCCGAGCTCAAAGCCTATCTCGACCAGGCGCACGCGCCGATTGCGGCGAGGCTGACGCGAAAGTCGCGCAAGGCGCTCGGGCTCGCGTAA
- a CDS encoding helix-turn-helix domain-containing protein, which translates to MDSLITAAARALAAGDPLGALKRVALRDDAPALALRGIAMARLGDFARAKELLRRAGRAFGPREAVARARCVVAEAEIALVSRDLSFPKRALAAARTTLAAHGDALNAAHAGYLEIRRLLLIGSLDAAERMLADLDPAPFPPALRVGHELVVAGIAMRRLRTKPARDALARAKEAARRAGIAELAAEVESTARLLATPAARVIARGSERPLRLEEVEALMVSKALVVDACRYVVRDNSTTVSLTRRPVLFALARALGEAWPRDVSRGTLIARAFRGKHADESHRARLRVEIGRLRHALRPLADLRATPDGFVLEPHGRREVAVLARPVEEEHAAVLAFLADGEAWSSSALSLALGASQRTVQRALDALAAAGKVRSVGRARARRWMTPPVPGFTTTLLLPAPLPNG; encoded by the coding sequence ATGGACTCGCTGATAACGGCTGCGGCGCGCGCGCTCGCGGCGGGTGACCCCCTCGGCGCACTGAAACGGGTGGCGCTGCGCGACGACGCGCCGGCGCTGGCGTTGCGTGGCATTGCGATGGCCCGCCTCGGCGATTTCGCCCGGGCCAAGGAGCTGTTGCGGCGCGCGGGACGCGCGTTCGGCCCGCGAGAGGCCGTTGCGCGTGCGCGCTGCGTCGTGGCCGAGGCCGAGATCGCGTTGGTGTCGCGCGACCTTTCTTTTCCGAAGCGAGCCCTCGCCGCGGCGCGCACGACCCTTGCGGCGCATGGTGATGCGCTCAACGCCGCACATGCCGGCTATCTCGAAATCCGCCGCCTGCTGCTGATCGGGAGCCTCGATGCGGCCGAGCGCATGCTGGCCGACCTCGACCCCGCGCCGTTCCCGCCGGCGCTGCGGGTCGGCCATGAGCTCGTCGTGGCCGGCATCGCTATGCGGCGGCTGCGGACGAAACCGGCACGCGACGCGCTGGCACGGGCAAAGGAGGCCGCGCGCCGCGCCGGCATCGCGGAACTTGCGGCCGAGGTCGAGAGCACCGCGCGTCTGCTCGCCACGCCCGCGGCGCGTGTGATCGCACGGGGCAGCGAACGGCCGCTGCGGCTCGAGGAGGTCGAGGCCCTGATGGTGTCGAAGGCGCTTGTCGTCGATGCGTGCCGCTACGTCGTGCGCGACAACAGCACAACGGTCTCGCTGACGCGCCGGCCGGTGTTGTTCGCGCTCGCCCGCGCGCTGGGCGAGGCCTGGCCGCGGGACGTGTCGCGCGGCACGCTGATCGCGCGGGCGTTTCGCGGCAAGCACGCCGATGAATCGCACCGTGCGCGACTGCGGGTCGAGATCGGGCGGCTGCGCCACGCGCTGCGGCCGCTCGCCGACCTGCGCGCGACGCCCGACGGCTTTGTGCTGGAGCCACACGGCCGGCGCGAGGTTGCCGTGCTGGCGCGCCCGGTCGAGGAGGAGCACGCCGCCGTGCTCGCCTTCCTCGCCGACGGCGAGGCGTGGTCGAGCTCGGCGCTGTCGCTTGCGCTCGGCGCCAGCCAGCGCACCGTGCAGCGCGCGCTCGACGCGCTGGCCGCCGCAGGCAAGGTGCGGTCCGTCGGCCGCGCCCGCGCACGGCGCTGGATGACGCCGCCGGTGCCGGGATTCACGACGACCTTGTTACTCCCTGCCCCGCTGCCGAATGGCTAG
- a CDS encoding type I secretion system permease/ATPase produces MHSDSLAVFDETVAHSRRSDGVRQALVALWPHFLWAGLFSSGINLLYLSSPLYLMQVYNRVLLNENISTLVLLTLILAIALLTMALLDAVRAWILIRCGIRLDMDLSRRVFEALVVRSAERGASRGAQQLRNLDQFRTFVTGPGIYFAFDLPWIPIYLMLLFFIHPLLGIVATLGAILLLGLAGLNEVMTREPMKRAEAAGNQSYVFTENVLRHADVIRAMGMQPAVEHNWQSQRSSMLVQQAHASDKNAVMTSSIRFFRLLLQSLMLGTGAWLAIDHAIAPATIFAASIVMGRALVPVEQAVGTWKQFIGAREAYVEVRDLLAEVDLTPPRTIVPRARNTIDVRDVSCVLPARQEPVIKGLSFELAGGQALGIVGASGSGKSTLARMLVGAIAPAGGRLRFGGLDYSHWDPLEFGRHVGYLPQDVGLFVGSVRENIARFGNASTEEIIDAAKRAGIHEMILDLPKQYDTQLGAGGVGLSGGQRQRLALARALLGRPPLLVLDEPNANLDGPGEEALKAALLQAKTEGATVIVITHRTTILDIVDVMMVLRNGLLDMLGPPGEIYQSLQQQAAARGAT; encoded by the coding sequence ATGCATTCGGACTCGCTGGCAGTTTTTGACGAAACTGTCGCACATTCGCGTCGAAGCGATGGTGTCCGCCAGGCGCTCGTCGCGCTATGGCCGCACTTTCTGTGGGCCGGCCTGTTCTCGAGCGGCATCAACCTGCTTTATCTGAGTTCGCCGCTCTATCTGATGCAGGTCTATAACCGCGTCCTGCTCAACGAGAACATCTCGACCCTCGTCCTTCTCACCCTGATCCTCGCGATCGCGCTGCTTACCATGGCGCTGCTCGACGCGGTGCGCGCCTGGATCCTGATCCGCTGCGGCATCCGCCTCGACATGGACCTGTCGCGGCGCGTGTTCGAGGCGCTGGTGGTTCGCTCCGCGGAGCGCGGAGCCTCACGCGGTGCGCAGCAGCTGCGCAATCTCGACCAGTTCCGCACCTTCGTGACCGGACCCGGCATCTACTTCGCCTTCGACCTGCCGTGGATCCCGATCTACCTGATGCTGCTGTTCTTCATCCATCCGCTGCTCGGCATCGTCGCGACCCTCGGCGCGATCCTGCTGCTCGGCCTTGCCGGGCTCAACGAGGTCATGACGCGCGAGCCGATGAAGCGGGCGGAGGCCGCCGGCAACCAGTCCTATGTCTTCACCGAGAACGTGCTGCGTCATGCCGATGTCATCCGCGCCATGGGCATGCAGCCCGCGGTCGAGCACAACTGGCAGAGCCAACGCTCCTCGATGCTGGTGCAGCAGGCTCATGCCAGCGACAAGAACGCGGTCATGACCTCCTCGATTCGTTTCTTCCGCCTGCTGCTGCAATCCCTGATGCTCGGCACCGGCGCCTGGCTTGCGATCGATCATGCGATTGCGCCCGCGACGATCTTCGCCGCCAGCATCGTGATGGGCCGCGCGCTGGTGCCGGTCGAGCAGGCGGTCGGCACCTGGAAGCAGTTCATCGGCGCGCGCGAAGCCTATGTCGAGGTACGCGACCTGCTCGCCGAGGTCGACCTGACGCCGCCCCGCACCATCGTGCCGCGCGCCCGCAACACAATCGACGTGCGCGATGTCAGCTGCGTCCTGCCGGCGCGGCAGGAGCCGGTCATCAAGGGCCTGTCGTTCGAGCTCGCAGGCGGACAGGCGCTCGGCATCGTCGGCGCCAGCGGCTCGGGCAAGAGCACGTTGGCGCGCATGCTGGTCGGCGCGATCGCGCCCGCCGGCGGACGGCTGCGCTTCGGCGGGCTCGATTACAGCCATTGGGATCCGCTCGAGTTCGGCCGCCATGTCGGGTACCTGCCGCAGGATGTCGGCCTGTTCGTCGGCAGCGTGCGCGAGAACATCGCGCGCTTCGGCAACGCCTCGACCGAGGAGATCATCGACGCGGCCAAGCGCGCCGGCATCCACGAGATGATCCTCGACCTGCCCAAGCAATACGACACGCAGCTCGGCGCCGGCGGCGTCGGCCTCTCCGGCGGACAGCGCCAGCGCCTCGCGCTGGCACGCGCGCTGCTCGGCCGCCCGCCTCTGCTCGTGCTCGACGAGCCTAACGCCAATCTCGACGGCCCCGGCGAGGAGGCGCTGAAGGCGGCGTTGCTGCAGGCCAAGACCGAGGGTGCGACCGTCATCGTCATCACCCATCGCACCACCATCCTCGACATCGTCGACGTCATGATGGTGCTGCGCAACGGCCTGCTCGACATGCTCGGGCCGCCCGGCGAAATCTATCAGAGCTTGCAGCAGCAGGCCGCCGCGCGAGGTGCCACATGA
- a CDS encoding PIN domain-containing protein, translating into MPGDFFDTNVLVYLASGDPLKADRAEAVIARGGAISVQVLNEVTNVARRKMRMSWTETRAFLTILRNLLTVHPLTLESHDTGLDLAERYSLSTFDAMIAGSALHAGCDRLWSEDMQHGLVLDGSLRIANPFRA; encoded by the coding sequence ATGCCCGGTGACTTCTTCGACACCAACGTGCTCGTCTACCTCGCGTCCGGCGATCCCTTGAAGGCCGATCGTGCAGAAGCCGTGATTGCCCGCGGCGGCGCGATTAGCGTGCAGGTGCTCAACGAAGTCACCAACGTCGCGCGCCGCAAGATGCGGATGTCATGGACGGAGACGCGCGCATTTCTGACGATCTTGCGCAATCTGCTGACCGTTCATCCCCTTACGCTGGAAAGCCACGACACCGGCCTCGACTTGGCTGAACGCTACAGCCTGTCGACCTTCGACGCCATGATCGCGGGGTCCGCACTTCACGCCGGTTGCGACAGGTTATGGTCTGAGGACATGCAGCACGGCCTCGTGCTCGACGGCAGCCTTCGGATCGCCAATCCGTTTCGGGCTTAA